Proteins co-encoded in one Zymomonas mobilis subsp. mobilis ATCC 10988 genomic window:
- a CDS encoding IS5 family transposase (programmed frameshift) has product MSDVFLLSEHQMERIKPFFPLAHGVPRVDDRRVLSGIVYVIRNGLQWKDAPKAYGPHKTLYNRFIRWSRLGVFDRIFVALTEQAGRSKRLMIDATHLKAHRTAASLLKKGLFPRHIGRTKGGLNSKLHAVCDSQGRPVRLHLTAGQVSDFKGADVLLANLPEETQEILGDRGYDSNKIRQSLADRNITACIPPKKNRKSKPPYDWHLYKKRHLIENMFAKLKDWRRVATRYDRCAHTFMSAIHIAASFIFYLKE; this is encoded by the exons GTGAGTGACGTGTTTTTGCTGTCTGAGCACCAGATGGAACGGATTAAGCCGTTTTTTCCACTGGCGCATGGTGTGCCGCGTGTCGATGACCGTCGTGTCCTGAGCGGGATCGTTTACGTGATCCGCAACGGCCTTCAGTGGAAAGACGCCCCGAAAGCGTATGGCCCGCACAAGACTTTATACAACCGGTTTATCCGGTGGAGCCGCCTGGGTGTCTTTGACCGGATCTTCGTCGCCCTGACGGAGCAGGCAGGCCGTTCGAAGCGTCTGATGATCGATGCAACACATCTGAAAGCACACCGGACAGCGGCCTCCCTGCTCAAAAAGGGGCTTT TTCCCCGCCATATCGGACGCACGAAAGGCGGACTGAACTCAAAGCTTCACGCTGTATGCGATAGTCAGGGCCGCCCTGTCCGGCTGCATCTGACCGCAGGTCAGGTCAGTGACTTCAAAGGCGCGGATGTTCTGCTGGCAAATCTGCCGGAAGAAACACAAGAAATTCTCGGGGACCGGGGATACGACAGTAATAAAATCAGACAGTCTCTCGCAGACCGGAATATCACCGCCTGTATTCCGCCGAAGAAGAACCGGAAATCAAAGCCGCCTTACGACTGGCATCTGTATAAAAAGCGTCACCTCATCGAAAATATGTTCGCAAAGCTCAAAGACTGGCGGCGTGTCGCAACACGATACGACCGGTGCGCTCACACATTCATGTCAGCAATCCATATCGCAGCAAGTTTCATCTTCTATCTCAAAGAATGA
- a CDS encoding retropepsin-like domain-containing protein: MFKKYRSLLYPLLLNSVLLPPLKATKSLPSSRLVDFLKQQSPQTLKEGLKVAPGGDESTLALYEGDSLHLQKMIDDPKRTNFEKKFINTDLLRTKGDFKEADRQLKICHKTYFMEGSGIHLSPINLGAMICDQLLAGNYFLEGNLAAWGKKIDDIKNTYYPPIRKFAGLEQFSLFDIKMGNLSVPPSEIPPFTVTGIDQQQTLPLQSQKFTQEGNKSITWNVPYLTASLNGTDFSFFLGTDTAISFLPKALSHSPHVHIVGHIEIATNGRGEAYNGDLGIVDELKIGTAILKNVPFLFTNTDEASLSLMVLQKLGKIKIDRQYFTFGKDIDCHCQKDIQLGSIFDGRFHALRYQITWQGKTEMAAINLRLTDAHLSFMVFQPDFTPEEEKQSFEMDREINGKKIISSIYLTDGNLSIDGIDYGKRLKSVEKDELHIPAKVIGVSILDKGSLYLDFINHKACLKPRLRTC; encoded by the coding sequence ATGTTCAAAAAATACCGATCTCTTCTCTACCCCCTTCTTCTAAACAGCGTTCTCCTGCCACCATTAAAAGCAACAAAGAGCCTTCCCTCTTCCAGATTGGTTGACTTTCTAAAGCAGCAAAGCCCTCAAACTTTAAAGGAAGGGCTAAAGGTCGCCCCTGGTGGCGATGAAAGTACTTTAGCCCTTTACGAAGGAGATAGCCTTCATCTCCAAAAAATGATCGATGATCCGAAACGCACCAACTTTGAAAAGAAATTTATAAACACAGATCTACTAAGAACTAAAGGCGACTTCAAAGAAGCGGATAGACAGCTCAAGATTTGCCATAAAACCTATTTTATGGAGGGCAGCGGGATACATCTTTCGCCTATAAATCTGGGTGCCATGATCTGTGATCAGCTCTTGGCGGGAAATTATTTTCTTGAAGGCAATCTTGCTGCTTGGGGCAAAAAAATTGATGACATCAAAAATACTTACTACCCTCCCATCCGAAAATTTGCAGGATTAGAGCAATTTTCTCTTTTCGATATTAAAATGGGCAACCTTTCAGTTCCCCCCAGTGAGATCCCCCCCTTCACTGTTACCGGAATAGATCAGCAGCAAACACTGCCGCTACAATCCCAAAAATTTACTCAAGAAGGCAATAAAAGTATTACTTGGAATGTCCCTTATTTAACCGCATCTTTAAACGGAACCGATTTCTCATTTTTCTTAGGAACAGATACCGCAATTAGTTTCTTACCCAAAGCCTTAAGCCATTCGCCTCACGTCCATATCGTCGGACATATTGAAATAGCGACCAATGGACGTGGCGAAGCCTATAATGGCGATCTTGGTATTGTTGATGAGCTAAAAATCGGGACGGCGATTCTAAAAAATGTCCCGTTCCTGTTTACAAATACAGATGAAGCGTCCCTTAGCCTGATGGTTCTTCAAAAATTAGGCAAAATAAAAATAGATCGGCAATATTTCACTTTCGGAAAAGATATTGATTGTCACTGCCAGAAAGACATCCAACTTGGCAGCATATTTGACGGCCGTTTTCATGCTTTAAGATATCAAATCACATGGCAAGGAAAGACCGAGATGGCTGCCATTAATCTTAGACTCACTGATGCCCATCTTAGTTTTATGGTCTTCCAACCTGACTTCACCCCCGAAGAGGAAAAACAATCTTTTGAAATGGATCGCGAAATAAATGGAAAGAAAATAATTTCTTCTATTTATTTAACGGATGGTAATCTTTCCATTGATGGCATCGACTACGGCAAAAGACTAAAATCTGTAGAAAAAGACGAATTACATATCCCGGCTAAAGTTATAGGCGTGTCGATCCTAGACAAAGGCAGCCTCTATCTCGACTTCATCAATCACAAGGCCTGTCTTAAACCTAGGCTCAGGACCTGTTAA
- a CDS encoding retropepsin-like aspartic protease, giving the protein MLKKYLFLTLFLFSELLAFSKVKAEESLPSSKLVDFLKQQSPQTLKEGLKVAPGGDESTLALYEGDSLHLQKMIDDPKRTSFEKKFINTDLLRTKGDFKEADRQLEICHKTYFMEGSGIHLSPINLGAMICDQLLAGNYFLEGNLAAWGKKIDDIKNTYYPPIRKFAGLEQFSLFDIKMGNLSVPPSEIPPFTVTGIDQQQTLPLQSQKLTQEGYRRSTWNVPYLTASLNGTDFSFFLGTDTAISFLPKALSHSPHVHIVGHIEIATNGRGEAYNGDLGIVDELKIGTTVLKNVPFLFTNTDEASLGLMVLQKLGKIKIDRQHFTFGKDIDCHCQKDIQLGSIFDGRFYALRYPITWQGKTEMAAIDLSQSDARFSFMLFQPDFTPEEEKQSFEISKEIDGTKVTASIYLKDGNLSIDGIDYGKRQKSVQKDKLRIFSKVMTITILEKADLYLDFINHKACLKPNNSDATPIPQ; this is encoded by the coding sequence ATGCTAAAAAAATATCTATTTCTTACTCTATTTCTTTTTTCTGAACTTTTAGCCTTTTCTAAAGTCAAAGCTGAGGAGAGCCTTCCCTCTTCCAAACTGGTTGACTTTCTAAAACAGCAAAGCCCTCAAACTTTAAAGGAAGGGCTAAAGGTCGCCCCTGGTGGCGATGAAAGCACCTTAGCCCTTTACGAAGGAGATAGCCTTCATCTCCAAAAAATGATCGATGATCCCAAGCGCACCAGCTTTGAAAAAAAATTTATAAATACAGACTTACTAAGAACCAAAGGCGACTTCAAAGAAGCGGATAGGCAGCTCGAGATTTGCCATAAAACCTATTTCATGGAGGGCAGCGGGATACATCTTTCGCCTATAAATCTGGGTGCCATGATCTGTGATCAGCTCTTGGCGGGAAATTATTTTCTCGAAGGCAATCTTGCTGCATGGGGTAAAAAAATTGATGACATCAAAAATACTTACTACCCTCCGATCCGAAAATTTGCAGGATTAGAGCAATTTTCTCTTTTCGATATTAAAATGGGCAACCTTTCAGTTCCCCCCAGTGAGATACCCCCCTTCACCGTTACCGGAATAGATCAGCAGCAAACACTGCCTCTACAATCTCAGAAACTTACCCAAGAAGGCTATAGGCGCAGTACTTGGAATGTCCCTTATTTAACCGCATCTTTAAACGGAACCGATTTCTCATTTTTCTTAGGAACAGATACCGCAATTAGTTTCTTACCCAAAGCCTTAAGCCATTCGCCTCACGTCCATATCGTCGGACATATTGAAATAGCGACCAATGGACGTGGCGAAGCCTATAACGGCGATCTTGGTATTGTTGATGAGCTAAAAATCGGGACGACGGTTTTAAAAAATGTCCCGTTCCTGTTTACAAATACGGATGAAGCTTCTCTTGGTCTGATGGTTCTTCAAAAATTAGGCAAAATAAAAATAGATCGGCAACATTTCACTTTCGGAAAAGATATTGACTGTCACTGTCAGAAAGACATCCAACTTGGCAGCATATTTGACGGCCGTTTTTATGCCCTAAGATATCCGATCACATGGCAAGGAAAGACCGAGATGGCGGCTATTGATCTTAGCCAGAGCGATGCCCGTTTTAGCTTTATGCTCTTCCAACCTGATTTTACCCCTGAAGAAGAAAAACAATCTTTTGAAATTAGTAAAGAAATTGACGGAACGAAAGTAACCGCTTCTATTTATTTAAAAGATGGCAATCTTTCCATTGATGGCATTGACTACGGCAAAAGACAAAAATCTGTACAAAAAGATAAACTACGCATATTTTCTAAAGTCATGACAATTACAATTCTTGAAAAAGCTGACCTCTATCTCGACTTCATCAATCACAAAGCCTGCCTCAAGCCGAACAATTCGGACGCTACACCTATACCGCAGTAA
- the lnt gene encoding apolipoprotein N-acyltransferase yields MTWIFAFLAGFVAALGLQPYNLWGCSLVAVAGWLALLRQTQKTWQIFALSWLFAFGFFWLGLDWIATSFTHQAAMPSWLGWVAVPLLSCYLACYISLFTLPLRFLCLSFRRGEKRVDSFQSSDGIGDGADSEDIDAIPSRLFPVENDAAVAREGTMKSRFFVGSAAFWSVPVFSISLSQIPLWRLTLALAGCLTWGEWIKSWVFTGFPWSPLGAIWLNILPIAHIARWIGSYGLSALVVIAAGIGLSCYDGIKLAIEKRQARQAIRSLLPAFWMALPFLGWALVDGHDIHWQKSEQPPAHVVIVQPNIPQDEKYDLRYKSRHDAIFKKLSGKSDLHYPRLILWPEDAVQSYLEEEPLARAALSRLLGKNDLLLTGGDALIPDNSGHIASVRNSLFVLDAKGDILDRYDKAHLVPFGEYMPFRKWAAYVGLGRLVAGDIEFTEGAQPESLDLVPFGLVGIQICYEIVFSGRVVDRAHRPDFIFNLSNDSWFGRSGPPQHLAQARLRAIEEGLPIARATSTGISAVIDAEGRILQFLPENTEGRLLAVMPKALQPTFFARYGNLISVLFATALLLIALFGRIKLR; encoded by the coding sequence GTGACTTGGATTTTTGCATTTCTGGCCGGATTTGTCGCGGCCTTGGGATTACAGCCTTATAATCTTTGGGGATGCAGTCTTGTGGCTGTGGCTGGATGGCTGGCCTTATTGCGACAAACCCAAAAGACTTGGCAGATTTTTGCCCTTAGTTGGCTTTTTGCTTTCGGTTTTTTCTGGTTAGGGCTGGACTGGATTGCGACTTCTTTTACCCATCAGGCTGCGATGCCGTCATGGTTAGGTTGGGTCGCGGTACCTTTATTATCCTGTTATTTGGCCTGTTATATTTCTCTTTTTACTTTGCCCCTTCGTTTCTTATGTCTTTCTTTCCGGCGAGGCGAAAAAAGAGTGGATTCTTTTCAGTCGTCTGATGGGATTGGGGATGGTGCGGATTCCGAGGATATCGATGCTATTCCTTCCCGTCTTTTTCCTGTTGAGAATGACGCGGCGGTAGCGCGTGAAGGGACGATGAAAAGCCGTTTTTTTGTTGGGTCTGCTGCTTTTTGGTCTGTGCCTGTTTTCAGTATATCTTTGTCGCAAATACCGCTTTGGCGTTTGACGCTGGCCTTGGCGGGATGTTTGACATGGGGCGAATGGATAAAATCATGGGTTTTTACTGGATTCCCGTGGAGCCCGTTAGGAGCAATCTGGCTGAATATCCTGCCCATAGCGCATATCGCCCGATGGATCGGGAGTTACGGCCTGTCGGCTCTTGTGGTTATTGCCGCCGGTATCGGATTATCTTGTTATGACGGAATCAAATTAGCCATAGAGAAAAGACAGGCGAGGCAGGCTATCCGGTCGCTCCTTCCTGCGTTTTGGATGGCTTTACCTTTTTTAGGATGGGCGTTGGTCGATGGTCATGACATCCATTGGCAAAAATCAGAGCAGCCGCCTGCTCATGTGGTGATTGTCCAGCCGAATATCCCGCAGGATGAAAAATACGATCTCCGTTATAAATCTCGTCATGATGCTATTTTCAAGAAATTGTCAGGGAAGAGTGATCTCCATTATCCCCGCCTGATTTTATGGCCAGAAGATGCGGTTCAAAGCTATCTTGAAGAAGAGCCTTTGGCACGGGCAGCTTTGAGCCGTTTATTGGGCAAAAATGATCTGTTGTTGACGGGGGGCGATGCTTTGATCCCCGATAATTCCGGTCATATCGCTTCGGTTCGGAATAGTTTATTTGTCCTTGACGCCAAGGGCGATATTTTAGACCGCTATGACAAAGCCCATCTGGTGCCTTTCGGGGAATATATGCCTTTTCGGAAATGGGCGGCCTATGTCGGATTAGGGCGGTTGGTCGCTGGTGATATAGAATTCACCGAAGGGGCGCAGCCTGAAAGTCTTGATCTGGTGCCTTTTGGTCTGGTCGGGATTCAGATTTGCTATGAAATCGTTTTTTCCGGTCGAGTAGTTGATCGCGCCCATCGCCCCGATTTCATTTTCAATTTGTCCAATGATAGCTGGTTTGGTCGATCGGGCCCGCCCCAACATTTGGCACAAGCGCGATTGCGGGCGATTGAAGAGGGGCTGCCTATCGCGCGAGCCACTTCTACCGGTATTTCTGCGGTGATTGATGCAGAAGGGCGTATCCTGCAATTTTTGCCTGAAAATACCGAAGGACGGCTTTTAGCGGTGATGCCGAAAGCGTTGCAACCGACCTTTTTTGCCCGCTACGGCAACCTGATTAGTGTGCTTTTTGCCACGGCTCTGTTGCTCATTGCCCTGTTTGGGCGTATTAAGTTACGCTAG
- the metK gene encoding methionine adenosyltransferase, whose protein sequence is MRSNYLFTSESVSEGHPDKVADQISDAIVDLYLSRDPEARVACETLVTTQRIIIGGEVRSAVPVSEEEIEKTVRETVREIGYEQTGFDWRTAEFANHLHAQSADIAQGVDAGEDKDEGAGDQGIMFGFATDETPDYMPATLYYAHRILERLAEDRHQKKVDFLEPDAKSQVTLVYENGVPVRASALVLSTQHSPALSSKEGQAKLRDYVKSVYEDVLPKGWMPDDKAIFVNPTGLFEIGGPDGDAGLTGRKIIVDTYGGAAPHGGGAFSGKDPTKVDRSAAYVARYLAKNIVAAGLAKKVTIQLSYAIGVSEPLSLYVDTHGTGTVDEAKIEEVLPKLIRLTPKGIRTHLKLNKPIYKPSAAYGHFGRKADGDFFPWEKLDLVDKLKAAFA, encoded by the coding sequence ATGCGTAGCAACTACCTGTTTACGTCCGAGAGCGTGTCCGAAGGCCATCCCGATAAGGTTGCTGACCAAATTTCTGATGCCATCGTCGATTTGTATCTTTCCCGTGACCCGGAAGCCCGCGTCGCCTGTGAAACGCTGGTTACCACGCAGCGCATCATTATCGGCGGTGAAGTCCGTTCGGCTGTTCCGGTCAGTGAAGAAGAAATCGAAAAGACGGTTCGTGAAACCGTACGTGAAATTGGTTACGAGCAGACCGGATTTGATTGGAGAACGGCTGAATTCGCTAACCATCTGCATGCGCAGTCTGCCGATATCGCCCAAGGTGTCGATGCCGGTGAAGATAAAGACGAAGGCGCGGGAGATCAGGGCATTATGTTCGGTTTTGCTACCGATGAAACGCCTGACTATATGCCAGCGACCCTTTATTATGCCCATCGTATTCTGGAACGTCTGGCTGAAGACCGTCACCAGAAAAAAGTCGATTTTCTGGAACCTGATGCCAAAAGTCAGGTGACTTTGGTTTATGAAAATGGTGTGCCGGTCAGAGCTTCTGCTTTGGTTCTGTCCACCCAGCATAGCCCAGCTTTGAGCTCGAAAGAAGGTCAGGCTAAGCTGCGCGACTATGTCAAATCGGTTTATGAAGATGTTCTGCCTAAAGGCTGGATGCCGGATGACAAAGCCATTTTCGTTAATCCGACCGGCTTGTTTGAAATCGGGGGCCCTGATGGTGATGCCGGTTTAACGGGTCGTAAGATTATCGTTGATACCTATGGCGGTGCAGCGCCTCATGGTGGTGGTGCTTTCTCCGGTAAAGATCCGACCAAGGTCGATCGTTCTGCCGCTTATGTTGCCCGCTATCTTGCCAAGAACATCGTGGCCGCCGGTTTGGCCAAGAAAGTGACGATCCAGCTTTCTTATGCCATTGGTGTTTCTGAACCTTTGTCGCTTTATGTCGATACCCATGGCACCGGCACGGTTGATGAAGCCAAGATTGAAGAAGTCTTGCCGAAGCTGATCCGTTTGACCCCGAAGGGTATTCGCACCCATCTGAAGTTGAACAAGCCGATCTATAAGCCTTCTGCCGCTTATGGTCATTTCGGTCGTAAAGCCGATGGTGATTTCTTCCCGTGGGAAAAACTCGATCTGGTTGATAAGCTGAAAGCGGCTTTTGCCTGA
- the rpoN gene encoding RNA polymerase factor sigma-54 has protein sequence MLSPRLDIRQSQSLVMTPQLQQAIRLLALSNLEIESFIAEELNSNPLLEASHNDDNGTENHSDSTEDLKSDENNPAEYNDPADSLDADYAQEVFHHDSPADNPSSFSESGLDGSLGLNSIQLSGYDGLDRELTDRNQESLADHLEHQARLCLTGEKLAIACHLIDLIDEAGYLTEPLSSIASHLNITEDETLEVLKVIQGFDPTGVGARNLAECLMLQAEEADRLDPAMRKLITNLEWLSRGALPRLKKLCQVDDEDFADMIQELRNYNPKPGLKFGSAPIQSVTPDIYIKRMKDGWAIELNNATLPKLLVNRAYYSELKAQKTDKAEQKSWLDEKLASANWLVRALDQRARTIIKVTEAIVQYQEGFFLKGIEQLKPLTLRQVAETINMHESTVSRVTNNKYFSCEQGIFELKYLFSSGIQSSGSEEGAAAEAVKSHIARFIAQEGAEILSDDKLVELLKAKGFAIARRTVAKYREAIGLGSSVQRRRQKAISASQKA, from the coding sequence TTGCTAAGTCCAAGACTAGATATACGACAAAGCCAGTCTTTGGTTATGACGCCGCAACTTCAGCAGGCGATTCGTCTTCTTGCGCTTTCCAATCTTGAAATCGAAAGTTTCATCGCCGAGGAACTCAACAGCAACCCCCTTCTCGAAGCCAGTCATAATGATGATAACGGGACAGAAAATCACTCCGATTCAACCGAAGACCTAAAAAGTGATGAGAACAATCCGGCAGAGTATAACGATCCGGCGGACAGCCTTGATGCCGATTATGCACAGGAAGTTTTTCATCACGATAGTCCGGCCGATAACCCAAGTAGCTTTTCAGAAAGCGGATTGGACGGCAGCCTAGGCTTAAACAGTATTCAACTCTCAGGCTATGACGGCCTTGATCGGGAATTAACGGATCGGAATCAGGAAAGTCTAGCCGATCATCTGGAACATCAGGCCAGATTATGCCTAACGGGTGAAAAGCTGGCGATTGCCTGTCATCTGATCGACCTGATTGACGAAGCCGGATATCTGACCGAGCCTTTATCTTCCATCGCCTCGCATCTTAATATTACAGAAGACGAAACGTTGGAGGTTTTAAAGGTCATTCAGGGCTTTGACCCGACCGGTGTTGGCGCTCGCAATCTGGCAGAATGTCTGATGCTTCAAGCGGAAGAAGCCGACAGGCTTGATCCGGCGATGCGAAAACTGATTACCAATCTCGAATGGTTGTCACGCGGAGCATTGCCCCGTTTAAAAAAGCTCTGTCAGGTCGATGACGAAGACTTCGCCGACATGATTCAGGAATTACGAAATTACAACCCTAAACCGGGGCTAAAATTTGGTTCCGCGCCGATCCAGTCGGTTACACCGGATATTTATATTAAACGGATGAAAGACGGCTGGGCGATCGAACTCAATAATGCCACACTTCCGAAATTGCTGGTCAATCGTGCTTATTATTCCGAATTAAAAGCCCAGAAAACCGACAAAGCAGAACAAAAAAGCTGGCTAGATGAAAAATTGGCGAGCGCCAACTGGCTGGTAAGGGCATTGGATCAACGCGCCCGCACGATCATCAAGGTAACAGAAGCCATTGTCCAATATCAGGAAGGCTTTTTTCTAAAAGGTATCGAACAGCTCAAACCGCTGACGCTACGGCAGGTAGCCGAAACCATCAACATGCATGAATCAACGGTCAGTCGGGTTACCAACAACAAATATTTTTCCTGCGAACAGGGGATATTCGAATTAAAATATCTCTTCTCCAGCGGGATACAATCCAGCGGTTCCGAAGAAGGTGCCGCAGCCGAAGCCGTTAAAAGCCATATTGCCCGCTTCATCGCTCAAGAAGGCGCAGAAATCCTATCCGATGACAAGCTGGTTGAACTTCTAAAAGCCAAAGGCTTCGCCATCGCCCGCCGAACAGTCGCCAAATATCGAGAAGCTATCGGCCTAGGCTCCTCGGTGCAACGCCGCCGCCAAAAAGCGATCAGCGCTTCACAAAAAGCCTAA
- the lptB gene encoding LPS export ABC transporter ATP-binding protein: MTSARKTKDSLSTEAYDSGVSQGLSIISIAKSYDHRQVLEDVSLNVGRGEVVGLLGPNGAGKTTCFYSVMGLVKPDAGRILLDGHDITGLPMYRRAILGLGYLPQETSIFRGLSVAQNIDSVLELHYPDKKARKERLDQLLSEFHLTRLYDSPAMALSGGERRRCEIARALAANPSIMLLDEPFAGIDPISISDIRDLIEDLSNRGIGVLITDHNVREMLDIVNRACIIYGGRVLFQGTPEALVADENVRRLYLGEDFTL; this comes from the coding sequence ATGACTTCTGCCCGGAAAACCAAGGACAGCCTTTCTACGGAAGCCTATGATTCAGGTGTATCGCAAGGGTTATCCATTATTTCTATCGCGAAATCCTACGATCACCGGCAAGTATTGGAAGATGTTTCCTTAAATGTTGGGCGTGGTGAAGTCGTTGGCCTATTGGGGCCCAACGGGGCAGGTAAAACGACCTGTTTTTATTCAGTCATGGGATTGGTCAAACCGGATGCAGGCCGAATATTGCTCGACGGCCATGATATTACCGGCCTGCCGATGTATCGCCGTGCTATTCTGGGACTAGGTTATCTTCCGCAGGAAACCTCTATTTTCCGCGGCTTATCGGTAGCACAAAATATCGATTCCGTCCTTGAACTTCATTACCCCGACAAAAAAGCCCGTAAAGAAAGACTGGATCAGCTTCTTTCCGAATTTCATCTGACCAGACTGTATGATTCTCCGGCAATGGCGCTTTCCGGTGGTGAAAGACGCCGTTGCGAAATTGCGCGGGCTTTGGCCGCCAATCCGTCCATCATGCTGCTCGATGAGCCTTTTGCCGGTATTGATCCGATTTCGATATCCGATATCCGCGATTTGATCGAAGACCTCTCCAACCGTGGAATCGGGGTGCTAATTACCGATCATAACGTCAGGGAAATGCTTGATATCGTTAATCGGGCTTGTATTATCTATGGGGGTCGGGTGCTTTTCCAAGGCACGCCAGAGGCCTTGGTTGCCGATGAAAATGTCCGACGGCTCTATCTCGGAGAGGATTTCACCCTTTAA
- a CDS encoding LptA/OstA family protein, whose amino-acid sequence MYSGLKKYKPLPFLKAAALSLCGFTLILTPLSALSAQGFRHHDTNAPIDIDADHSEVLYNDNRAIYSGHVRARQADMTITAAYVRIAYTMPKNSKTGEASPQMQRLDASGGVTIQTPDEMAKGEIAIYDVPKRLVTLVGHVEMVRGDSVVHGARLIIDLNTGKGTMDGSLVGSDGSQGKGRVTGHFVVPPSNQDNKKQ is encoded by the coding sequence ATGTATTCCGGCCTGAAAAAATATAAGCCCCTTCCCTTCTTAAAAGCAGCGGCATTGTCACTCTGCGGATTTACTCTGATCCTGACTCCTTTATCTGCTTTGTCGGCACAGGGCTTCCGCCATCACGATACCAATGCCCCTATTGATATTGATGCCGATCACAGCGAAGTGCTTTATAACGACAATCGAGCCATTTATTCCGGCCATGTCCGCGCAAGACAGGCCGATATGACCATCACGGCGGCTTATGTCCGCATTGCCTATACCATGCCGAAAAACTCGAAAACCGGTGAAGCCTCTCCCCAGATGCAAAGACTGGATGCCTCTGGTGGGGTTACCATTCAAACACCGGATGAAATGGCCAAAGGCGAAATTGCTATTTATGACGTGCCCAAAAGATTGGTCACCTTGGTCGGTCATGTCGAAATGGTGCGCGGCGATTCTGTCGTGCATGGGGCAAGGTTAATTATCGATCTTAACACCGGAAAAGGCACGATGGATGGCAGCCTTGTCGGCTCCGATGGCAGCCAAGGCAAAGGACGAGTAACCGGCCATTTCGTGGTTCCGCCCTCCAATCAGGATAACAAAAAACAATAA
- the lptC gene encoding LPS export ABC transporter periplasmic protein LptC: protein MPVMAPSNAFIQRRWALAGGSHDRIIHILRIILPVAIIIVVAMMAITPLIGRRDLSFMLSRDHISTSKERMNLKKAIYRGHDDHGRVFELKAESATQPDSSDPQLWLTDLVAEITLDSGPATVTAPHGRYNMDNNILTIDGAAQLVMANGYRVNGQDVVLDLDKRLITSQRPVSGQSPNGHFQGQSLNVDLINGKAVMDGRTHTHFDRRSGD from the coding sequence ATGCCGGTCATGGCTCCTTCTAATGCATTTATCCAACGCCGCTGGGCACTGGCTGGAGGTAGCCATGACAGAATAATCCACATTCTTCGGATTATTCTTCCTGTCGCTATTATTATTGTCGTTGCCATGATGGCGATTACGCCCCTCATCGGGCGGCGTGATCTCAGCTTTATGCTGTCACGCGACCATATATCGACATCCAAAGAACGCATGAATCTGAAAAAGGCTATTTATCGCGGTCATGACGATCATGGCCGCGTTTTTGAACTCAAAGCAGAATCGGCGACACAACCGGACTCTAGTGATCCGCAACTTTGGTTGACCGATCTTGTTGCCGAAATCACATTAGACAGCGGGCCCGCTACCGTAACGGCGCCACATGGGCGTTATAATATGGACAATAATATATTGACCATCGACGGGGCAGCCCAACTGGTTATGGCTAACGGTTATCGTGTTAATGGACAGGATGTTGTCCTTGATCTTGATAAACGACTAATTACCAGCCAACGTCCTGTTTCGGGGCAATCACCGAATGGCCATTTTCAAGGCCAAAGTCTCAATGTAGACCTTATCAATGGCAAGGCCGTTATGGATGGCCGCACCCATACCCATTTTGATCGCCGGTCAGGAGATTAA
- a CDS encoding ribonuclease D, with protein MTVYFHEEDLPKDALSEGAVAVDTETMGLITHRDRLCVVQISDGKGDQHLVRFAPDSDYSAPNLKAVLSDPNRLKIYHFGRFDIAAILYYLGVMAAPVYCTKIASKLVRTYTDRHGLKELVRELLGQDISKQQQCSDWGGEKLSDAQREYAASDVRFLHGLKEKLDIRLKREKREELAQACFDFLPTRAKLDIAGWSETDIFAHM; from the coding sequence ATGACTGTTTATTTTCACGAAGAAGATTTACCCAAAGATGCGCTTTCTGAGGGGGCTGTAGCCGTTGATACCGAAACAATGGGACTAATTACCCATCGTGATCGGCTGTGTGTTGTTCAAATTTCTGACGGTAAAGGCGATCAACATCTGGTGCGATTCGCACCGGATAGCGATTACAGCGCGCCCAATTTGAAAGCGGTGCTGTCCGACCCGAATCGACTCAAGATTTATCACTTTGGCCGCTTCGATATTGCAGCGATTCTCTATTATCTCGGGGTCATGGCGGCACCTGTCTATTGCACCAAGATCGCCTCAAAACTCGTCAGAACCTATACCGACCGCCACGGTCTGAAAGAACTGGTTCGCGAATTGCTGGGACAAGACATCTCGAAACAACAGCAATGCTCTGACTGGGGCGGAGAAAAATTATCCGATGCACAGCGGGAATATGCGGCTTCTGATGTTCGCTTCTTGCATGGCTTGAAAGAAAAACTGGATATCCGTCTTAAACGTGAAAAACGGGAAGAATTGGCACAGGCTTGCTTTGACTTTCTCCCGACGCGCGCCAAATTGGATATCGCGGGTTGGTCTGAAACCGATATTTTCGCCCATATGTAA